Proteins encoded together in one Quercus lobata isolate SW786 chromosome 3, ValleyOak3.0 Primary Assembly, whole genome shotgun sequence window:
- the LOC115979319 gene encoding uncharacterized protein LOC115979319: MVIPPPVRPPRIMQYLKPYVLKMHFTNKYLSAQVVHIPTATVASAASSQEKALRSCMESTRDVAAAAKIGKLLGERLLFKDIPAVAVHMKREQKYHGKVKAVIDSLREAGIKLL, encoded by the coding sequence ATGGTTATTCCTCCACCAGTTAGGCCTCCAAGAATTATGCAGTATCTGAAGCCTTACGTTCTGAAGATGCACTTTACAAACAAGTATTTGAGTGCCCAGGTTGTACACATACCAACTGCCACTGTTGCCTCTGCTGCAAGTTCACAGGAGAAGGCCTTGAGGTCATGCATGGAATCTACTCGGGATGTGGCTGCTGCTGCAAAGATTGGAAAACTATTGGGGGAGCGCCTGCTGTTCAAAGACATCCCAGCTGTTGCTGTTCATATGAAGAGGGAACAGAAATATCATGGTAAGGTCAAAGCTGTTATTGATTCTTTGAGGGAAGCTGGTATCAAACTGCTTTAA